A stretch of DNA from Juglans microcarpa x Juglans regia isolate MS1-56 chromosome 5D, Jm3101_v1.0, whole genome shotgun sequence:
agaacaaagattaGTCTCATTCCACAAAGCCAACCACTTTGCAGGTAAGTTTCTTTCTTTGGTTCCCAACCGACAGGCCCCTTCTAGCCACGGGTGAGAACCCAAACCAGAGATAGATCATTTAGATGCTCGGAAAAGCTGACAAAGAAATAGATTCAGACTTGAGTGTCAAAAAAGATCCACACAGGTTAGTAGAATTTTAGTTTTTTGGCTGTTTTTCGTGGTCTTCAGTTATGTGCTGGTATGGGCATCACAAATTTACTTGTTGAATCTGATTGTCTACTGCTTGTTGAGTCTCTACAGAAAAATGATATGGCTGAGTCTACATTGGGGGTGCTTTTTGCAGAAGTTCAAAGATTAAAAAGCTGTTTTGCTTCATGTTCTTTTATTCATGTTTACAAGGAGGGTAATATGGCAGCTCATAAGCTTGCCCAAAATGCTTGAAATGTAGAGACTATTGAGATATGGGAGAATTGTATTCCAGACTTTCTTTCTGATCAAGTCATTTGTCTTGACAAATGTCTGTAATTATTATCTTCAATGAAGTTgatttcctataaatatatatatatatatatatagagagagagagagagagagagagagagcttagaagtcaattttttttattattatttgtttgtttaagAAGAAGCCAAAATTGTTGATGTTACAACAACTCAGTTAttcatcttttcatatttttgtggAGATCCAAGAATTTAAGTTGGAGTAAGatgtgtttataatttttaggaaggTTAGAGGGTTTTTCAATTTTCGGGAGAGTCAAAAATacttattgttttaaaaaacaaGTAATGAAGCCAAATATAGTTAAAAATATAGTTtctactgttaaaaaattatttactgtttaGTAACTATgcatatgtttaaaacatttttaaacatgttacatttgtataaaaacaatttaaaaatgtactttttgagacagaaatgacataaaagatcatttattttttaaagattatgaacATATCGTTAAAAGTTTCGAAGttataattatctaaaagttATATGAGTATTTTTACCCATTGACAATCTTTTaagaagaattaaaattatattctgcgTTATTCGCAAAAgcacttttgaaaaaaaaaatcaaaatgcttTTCCTAAAAcgtatttgagattaaaaaacaacttaatttttttattaacaaatttttaaagctacttaaatacttttttaaaactctTAACACAACTaatccaaacatgccctaaatCAGATATGGTGAAACATGAAGGAGATTGAAGGGTGAATTGAAAACAAGATCGAGTTATGGCATTGACAAACTTCATTCAATagatatataagataaaaaatgcTACTTTACCTACTCAATTTGTCTCCTCATTTTGACActtatgaattttaatttttttatttaattattaaggaagtaattattagtgtattgatatatttttatatttttaaaaaatattttaaaattataaaaaaaatatgaataaaaaaataaaaaaaataaaaaagacattttagcCTAGCAGTCACTGAAcgggcagagtagcaccgctcatgtAAGATTACAAGTGTACCAGAAAACACAGCTTCATATATACTTGAGTTTGTACATCTAATTTAATGaaatatggaaggaaaaaatgGTGCCAAGCAGCTTCTTGACTATCGAATCGGTCGTAAACAGTTCACCAATCGTCGCCTTAAGGTGTTGACAGATGTACCAGATTGACACCAAGATGCACAACACAAGATTTATGGATGACAACGCTGCTAGAGTCAGAtagtaataatccaaatgacTCTCATTCAGTGTTTCCTGAAACCAACTTGAACTCCTTCCAATTTCGCTGAACTTACCCGCCGCTTGAACTGAAATGACACTGCCTATGGGTCCTAATCCAAATGCAGCATTGGTAGAAAGTCTCAAGTAGAAGCTTACGGAGGAAGAGTACTCTGGAGCGATACAAAAGCGAGCAATGCTGTAGCCAGAGACTATCTCAAGGTCACCACAAAGGTAATCAGATATTCCATCAATGGCAGCAAGAAAGAAATACTGTGGAAGAAGCCAAAACATGCTCATTGGGATTTTCGCGTCAGGTCGATCCTCGGTCAAGTCCAGCCTCCTCGTCTCAACTTCTGCAGCAATGACACAACATACTACAGAAAATAACATTGCTGCTATGACTCCAATGGGGAATATAGATTTTCCAAGTCCCttttcaaataactttttaGCAACCACTGCAAACAGTTTGCTGAACACAAATTTTGTAATACTATGGAAGACTAGTAATATAAAAGAGGGGACCGTAAATCCTCCAACGACATCCTGCATGTTGTTTGCTTGTTCCAAGAAATAAGTGTCACCTATGGAACTCACGACCCCGCACATAATGAAGGTAATCCACAAAGGTATCATGCGTGCAAAGATTTTGGCGTCCTCTAATTCTGTTCTTTTGATAATGTGTTCTGCTTTTTCATCTGGAGTTTGAATTTGGACGATAACGACATCCTTGACAAAGGAcctgcaattaaaaaaaaaaataagcgtTTCAGGAGATCGTTATGGGCAATAGGCTTTCTGCTACTTAATAAATTGTGCAAGATGTCCTGAAAAGTCCAAGATGTTAGCACATTATAAAAAGGGTATTTGGTCAAGTGTCGATGCTACCGAACCTGTAACAGACCGATTCTTACAGATCAAAAATCAATAAACGAATTAACTCTAATTACCTCATAGATCAGTTAACAATATTTGCTAACATGCAGTAGCTGAAATTCTGCTACCATGATTTTAATACTTGGAATGGAAACAAcataaatcatgaaaaatgataagatcGATCATTGCTTTCTAATAATTCCATCAGTCAAATTTCTGCATTGAAAACTAATAATTTTGAATCATCAAGTTTCTAGATTAGTGTGCTACTAGTATAAGTTTTACTGCAgtgtatttatttctttaacttGAGTTGTGTTTTGTGAACTTTAGTTAGTAGCATTTGAAAGTACATGTCTGATCATGGCTTGTAACATGTAAGGTGAAAATCTTGTAAAAAGTTCTACTTGTATTTGCTGGAATTACGTAGTGATTAACATAGAGGTAAAACGATTGCTCTTCCTCTTTTCCTCTCCCTTATTTCTGCACCAATTTTCTGCAGGAAATTCTGCATTAAGCTCCTCATACTCCCCTGTTTTCTTCGTCCAATTTGCTACCTTCTTGTGTTAAATCAGTTTCTGGAAAATCCAGCCAACATTATgtgtgtatgagagagagagagagagagagagagagagagagagagagagagaacctgagggagtgggtgcgaGGCACAAAGTGACGACTAGGTTGATGATTATCGTAGACTCTATTAGAATGTTGTGGGAGGCGACAAAATATCATTGAAGCCGAAGATACCAACACTCTACGGACAGTTGTGAGAAGACCCACCTGCGGTGCAGCATGTTTGTATGAAGATGTGCTACTCATGAACAGAAGGGTTGCCACTACCATCCCTATTGCCGGTATTCCAAATTGGACATACCATGGTATGTATGAAAGTACAATAATTGCAAGGATGACAAGTAACACAATTACGCATCTTCCGAGTATGCGTCCGAACTTCCCTggccttttccttttctttttctgatcaTCATCTTTATCAGTCGGTGTTTGGTTTTGGCTTTGTCGTCCCAAGAAAGAATTCAAGGATGCAGTTTGACCACATACCCCAAGGGCTTTGAGGGTTAACGCCATAAAGAATAGAAACTTCTGTAGATCACTGATACAGTTTGGGCGCAACCATGCAGGACATGCGTTTGTTCCAGATTTGGAAAGTAACTGTAGTGCTGATATTGCCAAGATGCCTACCCCCTGCGGTAACACCAAATGATTAGTATAGAGATCAAGTACTCCGACTtggtcaaaatatatataactggCTAGCATTGTCAAAGCAGACCAAAAGTCGATAAATATAATAGACATTTTTTGACACAATGAAGCGACTTATTTCGTTGCAGAGGTTAGGAcagagaataaaaataaaaaaaaaaggccttaaaaataaaagaaaagtctTAACAGGTCTAAACGGTTCACTAACGGGTTAAGCAGATTAAGCCATTAATGACCTGTTAATGAATCGTATCTTAATAAGTCAACTTGTTTTGATTCGAATCCGTTAATATCAAATCCGAATCTGCTAATTTCTTATCGTGTTCACGTTGGattaacaaattatatcacatattaccacccctatttcaaataaaaatgccAAAGTTTCTCTTTCGTTATTTGTGTAATTAAGGACAAACTTTTTCATTGTTGCGCCTATATTTTACAATGGCATTTGAAGTGACAGACATACCCGAACATTTGCATGTAGTagtacaatataaataaattaagagtaatgctattaaCAAGTCTCGAATTTATAAATCTTGcgcaaatattttgtaaaaagataGACTCCACGAGACATAGTtggatccacttttttataaagtatttattGCCAAGAGGCTTAGAGCTTGTATATATaccattaatattcataaattattatttaaaaaatgagcgGAGATGTGAAACAGCTTACACAGCTATAGGCAAGACTGGAAAGCAAGAGCATCCAATATTCACCCATGAAAGCGTCTACAAAGAAGGCCATGCCTATAGGCATTATGGCTTCTCACCTTTGAACCCGTTTATAATGGCCGCAGAGTGGGTAATGCCAAGTTTCCAGATTTCTGTTAAGTTATGTCATAATGTCCCACATCGCGAACTCCACTAGTTTGTGAGCCCATGCCAAAActgaaatagaagaagaagaagaagagtgtgCATGGGGTGTGTATATTAGTATCAAATAGTTACAAGATGGAGATTCTCCATAGTTTATGGTGGAGTGCATGGTGCTTAAACTCGGATGGGTACTGATAAACTATTTCAATGCTATTCAGATAAGCTCATGATGATTTGCTACGTACATATATACAACTAGTAGATTATTTAGAGATGTACGTACCTCGTATTCTGAATGTTGTCGTCTTCACCCATGACCGCCATTTTCTGCGCGCAGTGCAAAGACGTACAATAAAAGTTATGAGTTGGAACAAGTGTACGTACTATAATTCAAACTTAGCTGGCTAGCTCTACGATATATAGAAAGAACTTATGATGATGATTAACTTGTAAATGAGAGATAAAttccaagttgcaagaacagcGTTCATAAAAATGGCATGTAAGAAAttctaaattaagtttaaaaattaaaagtatatatatatatgcttactCCAAGAATTGGATAACTTTGATTCTGAAACTGGATACCATGTTCATGATGACCAGTAACCTCCGCTTTCTGCAATAACAACAATACTACGTACAGACGACTTTGTGGACGAAATATGCGTACGTCGCTGCTAATGTGGCAGAAGTCAACggttgtttaaaaaaaacaaaagaaaggaaagaagatcAAGACGGGAAGGAAAGATCCTCACCCAGAGAAGGAAAACTCTATAGACAGTCGATTTTGTTTACCCTTTGGCGCACGAATCCACTACGGGAAAAACTCAAA
This window harbors:
- the LOC121264019 gene encoding protein NRT1/ PTR FAMILY 5.5-like yields the protein MPIGMAFFVDAFMGEYWMLLLSSLAYSCGVGILAISALQLLSKSGTNACPAWLRPNCISDLQKFLFFMALTLKALGVCGQTASLNSFLGRQSQNQTPTDKDDDQKKKRKRPGKFGRILGRCVIVLLVILAIIVLSYIPWYVQFGIPAIGMVVATLLFMSSTSSYKHAAPQVGLLTTVRRVLVSSASMIFCRLPQHSNRVYDNHQPSRHFVPRTHSLRSFVKDVVIVQIQTPDEKAEHIIKRTELEDAKIFARMIPLWITFIMCGVVSSIGDTYFLEQANNMQDVVGGFTVPSFILLVFHSITKFVFSKLFAVVAKKLFEKGLGKSIFPIGVIAAMLFSVVCCVIAAEVETRRLDLTEDRPDAKIPMSMFWLLPQYFFLAAIDGISDYLCGDLEIVSGYSIARFCIAPEYSSSVSFYLRLSTNAAFGLGPIGSVISVQAAGKFSEIGRSSSWFQETLNESHLDYYYLTLAALSSINLVLCILVSIWYICQHLKATIGELFTTDSIVKKLLGTIFSFHISLN